In the Plodia interpunctella isolate USDA-ARS_2022_Savannah chromosome 6, ilPloInte3.2, whole genome shotgun sequence genome, one interval contains:
- the LOC128671021 gene encoding piercer of microtubule wall 1 protein isoform X1 has product MGDDKPAEGARRPGFCSSTPVDKASLRAEIRKPPPKTSDLFITCNLPKRFEHPHWFNGYGCQVSNQHPFYRTSASVYGWYPPGIHSVPSVFFPAGQKFTNALASAGMYRNYSLNTGMDPAGYS; this is encoded by the exons atggGCGATGACAAACCAGCAGAAGGGGCGAGGCGGCCGGGGTTCTGCTCCAGTACCCCGGTCGACAAGGCCAGCTTGCGAGCCGAGATTAGGAAGCCTCCACCAAAGACATCGGATTTGTTCATCACCTGCAACTTGCCTAAGAGATTTGAACACCCTC aCTGGTTCAACGGCTACGGCTGCCAGGTGAGCAACCAGCATCCCTTCTACAGAACATCCGCCAGTGTCTACGGGTGGTACCCACCGG GTATCCACTCGGTGCCGTCGGTGTTCTTCCCCGCAGGTCAGAAATTCACCAACGCGCTGGCCAGCGCCGGCATGTACCGCAACTATAGCCTCAACACCGGCATGGACCCAGCTGGCTACTCCTGA
- the LOC128671021 gene encoding piercer of microtubule wall 1 protein isoform X2 — MGDDKPAEGARRPGFCSSTPVDKASLRAEIRKPPPKTSDLFITCNLPKRFEHPHWFNGYGCQVSNQHPFYRTSASVYGWYPPGLHSVPTTYFPKSQAFTESLAQAGMYRNYSLNTNLDPLPYN; from the exons atggGCGATGACAAACCAGCAGAAGGGGCGAGGCGGCCGGGGTTCTGCTCCAGTACCCCGGTCGACAAGGCCAGCTTGCGAGCCGAGATTAGGAAGCCTCCACCAAAGACATCGGATTTGTTCATCACCTGCAACTTGCCTAAGAGATTTGAACACCCTC aCTGGTTCAACGGCTACGGCTGCCAGGTGAGCAACCAGCATCCCTTCTACAGAACATCCGCCAGTGTCTACGGGTGGTACCCACCGG GGCTGCACTCGGTGCCGACGACCTATTTTCCGAAGAGCCAGGCTTTCACCGAATCTCTGGCCCAGGCCGGCATGTACAGGAACTATTCACTCAACACTAATTTGGACCCTTTACCTTATAATTAA
- the LOC128671017 gene encoding uncharacterized protein LOC128671017 isoform X1: MKTISVQQPINLKVVRLELDFTALTPDLKPGEMTRKQKKIKVPKIGNIKKPPPVPPPPPLRLENCTQKRDVKELVEALLDDLYADQRAWSNSSAVDYSQGSTSEASVTSTYSNCGEQTDSIERSYLESLEIDELRQHINEWEYRLQVTGERLAKCVRVRDRLRRQQKRVCAAFTVLLRHITGESGARFGVGPSGGGEGPGEGGYAEWLHAMRLVARLPAGVPQHFRKKLWLTLADRHLTARGVEWPAAERACFRGTAQPDDTELGAQILKDLHRTGCSLFCGTEGRENQAMLRRVLLAYARWNKDVGYCQGFNMLAAIILEVMEKSESDSLKVMIYLVEAVLPEGYFADDLRGLSADMAAFRDLLRLRIPRLANHMDHLQRISDGGGVEPPLPDVFTMQWFLTLYATWLPRDCLLRIWDLVLLDGNEVLLLTALAIWDLLQERILSARSADDFYSCMGGGAGEVWAAGDALVARVVSFGSAPELPRLRSLHRYRVAPPAPPAVHAAPVCQPPLHSAMQSMTKRGLRLFYSEDEGDSSDDGNKLALATVMPRREDRLGAGDRLSLDIGALKRQYARLRERQRQAHVILAAACARHAAVGVPTSPTSLTVNNLLLGKNAIVSSRGRRLGPPPGAVPPSRLASSPLKTESSSPSRPNETISWIEEKSKKSLSRRNSVKWKDIKKEKVKEKIRKASIDLDEAGDGVIVSELEANEMIASLRSRSSSESSSYSSHTASSTDTSLCDNKENASDSEPDLPDDDKVKNINFPNKVNKSTLSPIFKDKIISSSPDLKDIKVSPDKEKNISTAKSVKNITDYLDSAAGEPLRTYIDGFEGKLNDSIISRSENNMFKPTSPFQSVSPFSINKNEVRQRLNIKFDEATVKNELTRPTNLTKLGKNFTELSPVDISPCNYSMNIKSPYNYKFESLLHSSEPTDSISNRPPDIIDSFTMYPNFVPDIDLSDKNVSDIETPPRSPDAESIIVSEDEPPIQLKIDKYFEHSPEFFGARVTDPNNSEIPNRRPVRRHSRIPKKPDSLTLHMSSTDKLLKHETERASSLPQTHSFKTSTPSPRAKKNENDIIEENLSNVKQKEIQISDPGLKLKTPDKVKVKEIFSPKDYILQSGRKNSERALQIIQENSKILSRILTKQNISEPSSKETKHTSEKEVETSQKEVILVNTIESKLVDSPLLKESTSDSLIGCRKRNVNSETAEKNDFIRIRPISIDDPFSLEVRNISSRNDENIKSITTPNNECLGNKTDLYGWENKGFLAKCDTKKFSPISRDTFDYEYRKKTNISIQDDFDNDVKAIPTPEWTRHSFSGESRTSITLPSSERKDTSTCEKRFTSNDYNYPLSSKYNDFVLSEASDICSKTVDKGPKVCENLSKTDNSQVSDFANIVTSSISFTYEPSVEDDSPTEAKSNSSDTLCQITSLDQVSTPISPKIFPRETPTLPKDILERNDKSKVESDDTCSAITSLTIETDNTLSSLSYPRSPSTGSYHPFPTRPVMRMPKELGVRLGMYPKDTVSSPQK, encoded by the exons ATGAAAACGATAAGTGTACAGCAGCCGATAAATTTGAAAGTGGTGCGATTGGAGTTGGACTTTACAGCTCTGACTCCGGACCTTAAACCGGGAGAAATGACgagaaaacagaaaaaaattaaggtacCAAAGATTGGAAACATCAAGAAACCCCCGCCAGTTCCGCCACCACCGCCCTTACGCCTTGAGAACTGTACTCAG AAAAGGGACGTTAAGGAGCTGGTAGAAGCTCTACTTGACGACTTATACGCAGACCAAAGAGCGTGGAGCAACAGCAGCGCCGTGGATTACAGCCAAGG ATCCACTTCAGAAGCTTCTGTAACGTCAACATATTCGAATTGCGGAGAGCAGACAGACTCCATCGAACGCAGTTATTTAGAATCCTTAG AAATAGATGAACTCAGACAACATATAAACGAATGGGAGTACAGATTGCAAGTGACGGGGGAACGACTGGCAAAGTGTGTGCGCGTTCGAGATCGTCTTCGAAGACAGCAGAAGAGAGTATGTGCCGCATTCACCGTGCTCTTGCGACATATCA CTGGGGAAAGTGGCGCACGGTTCGGAGTGGGGCCGAGCGGCGGGGGCGAAGGCCCCGGCGAGGGCGGCTACGCGGAGTGGCTCCATGCCATGAGGCTGGTGGCTCGCCTGCCCGCCGGCGTGCCGCAACACTTCCGAAAAAAG CTATGGCTAACATTGGCGGATCGACACCTGACGGCGCGAGGCGTGGAGTGGCCGGCCGCTGAGCGCGCCTGCTTCCGAGGCACCGCTCAGCCCGATGACACTGAACTCGGTGCACAGATCCTTAAA GACTTGCACCGCACTGGTTGTTCCCTTTTCTGTGGAACCGAAGGGAGGGAAAATCAAGCAATGCTACGTAGAGTTTTGTTGGCTTATGCGAG GTGGAATAAAGACGTTGGATACTGCCAAGGGTTTAACATGCTAGCTGctattattttagaagtaATGGAGAAATCTGAATCCGATTCTctaaag GTGATGATTTACCTAGTGGAAGCTGTCTTACCTGAGGGTTATTTTGCCGACGATCTTCGAGGCTTGTCAGCAGACATGGCTGCGTTCAGAGACCTTTTAAGACTACGCATTCCCCGCCTGGCGAACCACATGGATCACTTACAGAGAATATCAGATG GTGGAGGCGTGGAGCCTCCATTACCAGACGTGTTCACAATGCAGTGGTTCCTGACGCTGTACGCCACGTGGCTGCCTCGCGACTGCTTGCTGCGGATTTGGGATCTAGTGTTGCTGGACGGCAACGAGGTGTTGCTGCTCACAGCACTAGCTATATGGGATTTGTTGCAGGA ACGGATTCTATCGGCGAGATCGGCCGACGATTTCTACAGCTGCATGGGGGGTGGCGCGGGGGAAGTGTGGGCGGCGGGGGACGCGCTAGTGGCGCGGGTGGTGTCGTTCGGGTCCGCGCCCGAGCTGCCGCGCCTGCGCAGCCTGCACAGATACAGGGTGGCCCCGCCCGCGCCCCCCGCGGTGCACGCCGCACCCGTCTGTCAACCACCACTACATTCTGCG ATGCAATCAATGACAAAACGTGGACTTCGTTTGTTCTATTCGGAGGATGAAGGCGATTCAAGCGATGATGGAAATAAACTGGCCCTAGCAACG gttATGCCTCGACGTGAAGACCGCCTTGGTGCTGGAGACCGGTTGTCTTTGGATATCGGAGCTCTGAAACGTCAGTACGCTCGTCTGCGCGAGAGGCAGAGACAAGCGCATGTCATTCTAGCGGCGGCCTGCGCACGACATGCAGCAG TCGGAGTTCCTACTTCCCCAACCTCTCTCACAGTCAATAATCTTTTACTGGGAAAAAACGCTATTGTCAGTTCTCGTGGCAGAAGACTCGGCCCGCCTCCGGGCGCTGTGCCACCTTCTAGATTGGCTTCATCGCCTCTTAAGACTGAATCCAGTTCACCTAGTCGTCCAAATGAAACAATTAGTTGGATtgaagaaaaaagtaaaaaatctcTAAGCAGACGTAACTCCGTCAAATggaaagatattaaaaaagaaaaggtcaaagaaaaaataagaaaagctTCTATCGATTTGGATGAAGCTGGAGACGGTGTCATCGTATCTGAATTAGAAGCCAATGAAATGATAGCTTCGCTAAGATCTCGTAGTTCAAGTGAAAGTTCGTCTTATTCTTCACATACTGCGTCTAGCACTGATACGAGTCTCTGCGATAACAAAGAAAATGCCAGTGACTCCGAGCCCGATTTACCAGACGATGACAAGGTAAAAAACATTAACTTTCCTAATAAGGTAAATAAATCTACCCTCTCTCCAATtttcaaagataaaataattagtagCTCTCCTGATTTAAAGGACATCAAAGTTTCACcggataaagaaaaaaatatttccacagCTAAATctgtgaaaaatataacagaTTATCTTGACTCTGCTGCTGGAGAGCCTCTACGCACGTACATTGATGGATTTGAAGGTAAACTTAATGATAGCATCATCAGCAGGtcagaaaataatatgtttaaaccTACAAGTCCTTTTCAAAGTGTATCTcctttttcaataaataaaaatgaagtaCGCCAAAGGTTAAATATTAAGTTTGACGAAGCTACTGTTAAAAATGAACTTACTAGGCCtacaaatttaacaaaacttGGTAAAAATTTCACAGAGTTGAGCCCTGTTGATATATCGCCTTGTAATTATTCTATGAATATCAAGTCtccttataattataaattcgaatCATTGTTGCATAGTTCCGAACCTACTGATTCAATTTCCAATAGACCTCCAGACATCATTGATAGCTTTACAATGTATCCCAATTTTGTGCCTGATATAGATTTATCGGATAAAAACGTGTCGGATATAGAAACTCCGCCCAGAAGTCCGGACGCAGAGAGTATTATTGTAAGTGAAGATGAACCACCAATTCAactaaaaattgataaatatttcgaGCATAGTCCAGAGTTTTTCGGTGCTAGAGTAACTGATCCAAATAACTCTGAAATTCCGAATAGGCGACCAGTAAGACGGCATTCACGGATACCAAAGAAACCTGATTCACTGACACTACATATGAGCAGTACTGATAAACTGTTAAAACACGAAACTGAAAGAGCATCATCTTTACCTCAAACTCATAGTTTTAAAACTTCTACCCCAAGTCCAAGAgcgaaaaaaaatgaaaatgacatTATTGAAGAAAACTTAAGTAACGTAAAACAGAAAGAAATTCAAATATCGGATCCCggattaaaactaaaaacacctgataaagtaaaagtaaaagaaatattttctccAAAAGATTATATTCTTCAATCTGGTCGAAAAAACAGTGAAAGGGCTCTACAAATAATTCaagaaaattctaaaattctGAGTagaattttaacaaaacaaaatatatctgaaCCAAGTAGTAAAGAAACTAAACATACATCGGAAAAAGAAGTTGAAACCTCACAAAAAGaagttattttagtaaataccATTGAAAGTAAATTAGTTGATTCGCCTTTACTCAAGGAGTCCACATCAGATTCTTTAATAGGTTGTAGAAAAAGAAATGTCAATAGTGAGACAGCTGAAAAGAATGATTTCATAAGAATAAGGCCGATATCAATCGATGATCCTTTTTCATTAGAAGTTCGCAATATTTCATCTAGAAATGATGAGAACATAAAATCGATTACAACACCTAACAATGAATGTTTAGGTAACAAAACTGACTTGTATGGATGGGAAAATAAAGGATTTCTTGCAAAATGTGACACCAAAAAATTTTCACCGATTTCAAGGGATACTTTTGATTATGAATATAGAAAGAAAACGAACATATCGATTCAAGATGATTTCGATAATGATGTAAAGGCAATACCAACACCTGAATGGACTCGTCATTCTTTTTCCGGCGAGTCCAGGACTTCCATCACTTTACCGTCCTCAGAACGCAAGGATACATCCACATGTGAAAAACGTTTCACTTCTAATGATTATAATTATCCCTTATCAAGTAAATATAACGATTTTGTATTATCTGAAGCTAGTGACATCTGTAGTAAAACAGTAGACAAAGGGCCGAAAGTATGTGAAAATTTATCAAAGACTGATAACAGCCAAGTTAGTGATTTTGCTAATATAGTAACTTCATCTATTAGTTTTACTTATGAACCATCCGTAGAAGATGATTCACCTACGGAAGCTAAAAGTAATTCAAGTGATACGTTATGTCAAATAACGTCACTCGATCAAGTATCTACGCCAATTTCTCCTAAAATATTTCCTAGAGAAACGCCCACATTACCTAAAGATATTTTAGAAAGAAATGATAAAAGTAAAGTGGAATCTGATGATACTTGCAGTGCTATCACTTCACTTACTATAGAAACCGACAATACGTTGTCATCCCTGTCCTATCCACGCAGTCCGTCTACGGGGTCCTATCACCCGTTTCCGACTCGCCCAGTGATGCGGATGCCAAAAGAGCTCGGAGTCAGGCTGGGTATGTACCCAAAAGATACTGTCAGCTCTCcccaaaagtaa
- the LOC128671017 gene encoding uncharacterized protein LOC128671017 isoform X2: MSAILNSLRNLAASSRANSAGESGARFGVGPSGGGEGPGEGGYAEWLHAMRLVARLPAGVPQHFRKKLWLTLADRHLTARGVEWPAAERACFRGTAQPDDTELGAQILKDLHRTGCSLFCGTEGRENQAMLRRVLLAYARWNKDVGYCQGFNMLAAIILEVMEKSESDSLKVMIYLVEAVLPEGYFADDLRGLSADMAAFRDLLRLRIPRLANHMDHLQRISDGGGVEPPLPDVFTMQWFLTLYATWLPRDCLLRIWDLVLLDGNEVLLLTALAIWDLLQERILSARSADDFYSCMGGGAGEVWAAGDALVARVVSFGSAPELPRLRSLHRYRVAPPAPPAVHAAPVCQPPLHSAMQSMTKRGLRLFYSEDEGDSSDDGNKLALATVMPRREDRLGAGDRLSLDIGALKRQYARLRERQRQAHVILAAACARHAAVGVPTSPTSLTVNNLLLGKNAIVSSRGRRLGPPPGAVPPSRLASSPLKTESSSPSRPNETISWIEEKSKKSLSRRNSVKWKDIKKEKVKEKIRKASIDLDEAGDGVIVSELEANEMIASLRSRSSSESSSYSSHTASSTDTSLCDNKENASDSEPDLPDDDKVKNINFPNKVNKSTLSPIFKDKIISSSPDLKDIKVSPDKEKNISTAKSVKNITDYLDSAAGEPLRTYIDGFEGKLNDSIISRSENNMFKPTSPFQSVSPFSINKNEVRQRLNIKFDEATVKNELTRPTNLTKLGKNFTELSPVDISPCNYSMNIKSPYNYKFESLLHSSEPTDSISNRPPDIIDSFTMYPNFVPDIDLSDKNVSDIETPPRSPDAESIIVSEDEPPIQLKIDKYFEHSPEFFGARVTDPNNSEIPNRRPVRRHSRIPKKPDSLTLHMSSTDKLLKHETERASSLPQTHSFKTSTPSPRAKKNENDIIEENLSNVKQKEIQISDPGLKLKTPDKVKVKEIFSPKDYILQSGRKNSERALQIIQENSKILSRILTKQNISEPSSKETKHTSEKEVETSQKEVILVNTIESKLVDSPLLKESTSDSLIGCRKRNVNSETAEKNDFIRIRPISIDDPFSLEVRNISSRNDENIKSITTPNNECLGNKTDLYGWENKGFLAKCDTKKFSPISRDTFDYEYRKKTNISIQDDFDNDVKAIPTPEWTRHSFSGESRTSITLPSSERKDTSTCEKRFTSNDYNYPLSSKYNDFVLSEASDICSKTVDKGPKVCENLSKTDNSQVSDFANIVTSSISFTYEPSVEDDSPTEAKSNSSDTLCQITSLDQVSTPISPKIFPRETPTLPKDILERNDKSKVESDDTCSAITSLTIETDNTLSSLSYPRSPSTGSYHPFPTRPVMRMPKELGVRLGMYPKDTVSSPQK; this comes from the exons ATGAGTGCAATCTTGAACTCCCTCAGAAACTTGGCTGCGTCGTCACGGGCCAACTCAG CTGGGGAAAGTGGCGCACGGTTCGGAGTGGGGCCGAGCGGCGGGGGCGAAGGCCCCGGCGAGGGCGGCTACGCGGAGTGGCTCCATGCCATGAGGCTGGTGGCTCGCCTGCCCGCCGGCGTGCCGCAACACTTCCGAAAAAAG CTATGGCTAACATTGGCGGATCGACACCTGACGGCGCGAGGCGTGGAGTGGCCGGCCGCTGAGCGCGCCTGCTTCCGAGGCACCGCTCAGCCCGATGACACTGAACTCGGTGCACAGATCCTTAAA GACTTGCACCGCACTGGTTGTTCCCTTTTCTGTGGAACCGAAGGGAGGGAAAATCAAGCAATGCTACGTAGAGTTTTGTTGGCTTATGCGAG GTGGAATAAAGACGTTGGATACTGCCAAGGGTTTAACATGCTAGCTGctattattttagaagtaATGGAGAAATCTGAATCCGATTCTctaaag GTGATGATTTACCTAGTGGAAGCTGTCTTACCTGAGGGTTATTTTGCCGACGATCTTCGAGGCTTGTCAGCAGACATGGCTGCGTTCAGAGACCTTTTAAGACTACGCATTCCCCGCCTGGCGAACCACATGGATCACTTACAGAGAATATCAGATG GTGGAGGCGTGGAGCCTCCATTACCAGACGTGTTCACAATGCAGTGGTTCCTGACGCTGTACGCCACGTGGCTGCCTCGCGACTGCTTGCTGCGGATTTGGGATCTAGTGTTGCTGGACGGCAACGAGGTGTTGCTGCTCACAGCACTAGCTATATGGGATTTGTTGCAGGA ACGGATTCTATCGGCGAGATCGGCCGACGATTTCTACAGCTGCATGGGGGGTGGCGCGGGGGAAGTGTGGGCGGCGGGGGACGCGCTAGTGGCGCGGGTGGTGTCGTTCGGGTCCGCGCCCGAGCTGCCGCGCCTGCGCAGCCTGCACAGATACAGGGTGGCCCCGCCCGCGCCCCCCGCGGTGCACGCCGCACCCGTCTGTCAACCACCACTACATTCTGCG ATGCAATCAATGACAAAACGTGGACTTCGTTTGTTCTATTCGGAGGATGAAGGCGATTCAAGCGATGATGGAAATAAACTGGCCCTAGCAACG gttATGCCTCGACGTGAAGACCGCCTTGGTGCTGGAGACCGGTTGTCTTTGGATATCGGAGCTCTGAAACGTCAGTACGCTCGTCTGCGCGAGAGGCAGAGACAAGCGCATGTCATTCTAGCGGCGGCCTGCGCACGACATGCAGCAG TCGGAGTTCCTACTTCCCCAACCTCTCTCACAGTCAATAATCTTTTACTGGGAAAAAACGCTATTGTCAGTTCTCGTGGCAGAAGACTCGGCCCGCCTCCGGGCGCTGTGCCACCTTCTAGATTGGCTTCATCGCCTCTTAAGACTGAATCCAGTTCACCTAGTCGTCCAAATGAAACAATTAGTTGGATtgaagaaaaaagtaaaaaatctcTAAGCAGACGTAACTCCGTCAAATggaaagatattaaaaaagaaaaggtcaaagaaaaaataagaaaagctTCTATCGATTTGGATGAAGCTGGAGACGGTGTCATCGTATCTGAATTAGAAGCCAATGAAATGATAGCTTCGCTAAGATCTCGTAGTTCAAGTGAAAGTTCGTCTTATTCTTCACATACTGCGTCTAGCACTGATACGAGTCTCTGCGATAACAAAGAAAATGCCAGTGACTCCGAGCCCGATTTACCAGACGATGACAAGGTAAAAAACATTAACTTTCCTAATAAGGTAAATAAATCTACCCTCTCTCCAATtttcaaagataaaataattagtagCTCTCCTGATTTAAAGGACATCAAAGTTTCACcggataaagaaaaaaatatttccacagCTAAATctgtgaaaaatataacagaTTATCTTGACTCTGCTGCTGGAGAGCCTCTACGCACGTACATTGATGGATTTGAAGGTAAACTTAATGATAGCATCATCAGCAGGtcagaaaataatatgtttaaaccTACAAGTCCTTTTCAAAGTGTATCTcctttttcaataaataaaaatgaagtaCGCCAAAGGTTAAATATTAAGTTTGACGAAGCTACTGTTAAAAATGAACTTACTAGGCCtacaaatttaacaaaacttGGTAAAAATTTCACAGAGTTGAGCCCTGTTGATATATCGCCTTGTAATTATTCTATGAATATCAAGTCtccttataattataaattcgaatCATTGTTGCATAGTTCCGAACCTACTGATTCAATTTCCAATAGACCTCCAGACATCATTGATAGCTTTACAATGTATCCCAATTTTGTGCCTGATATAGATTTATCGGATAAAAACGTGTCGGATATAGAAACTCCGCCCAGAAGTCCGGACGCAGAGAGTATTATTGTAAGTGAAGATGAACCACCAATTCAactaaaaattgataaatatttcgaGCATAGTCCAGAGTTTTTCGGTGCTAGAGTAACTGATCCAAATAACTCTGAAATTCCGAATAGGCGACCAGTAAGACGGCATTCACGGATACCAAAGAAACCTGATTCACTGACACTACATATGAGCAGTACTGATAAACTGTTAAAACACGAAACTGAAAGAGCATCATCTTTACCTCAAACTCATAGTTTTAAAACTTCTACCCCAAGTCCAAGAgcgaaaaaaaatgaaaatgacatTATTGAAGAAAACTTAAGTAACGTAAAACAGAAAGAAATTCAAATATCGGATCCCggattaaaactaaaaacacctgataaagtaaaagtaaaagaaatattttctccAAAAGATTATATTCTTCAATCTGGTCGAAAAAACAGTGAAAGGGCTCTACAAATAATTCaagaaaattctaaaattctGAGTagaattttaacaaaacaaaatatatctgaaCCAAGTAGTAAAGAAACTAAACATACATCGGAAAAAGAAGTTGAAACCTCACAAAAAGaagttattttagtaaataccATTGAAAGTAAATTAGTTGATTCGCCTTTACTCAAGGAGTCCACATCAGATTCTTTAATAGGTTGTAGAAAAAGAAATGTCAATAGTGAGACAGCTGAAAAGAATGATTTCATAAGAATAAGGCCGATATCAATCGATGATCCTTTTTCATTAGAAGTTCGCAATATTTCATCTAGAAATGATGAGAACATAAAATCGATTACAACACCTAACAATGAATGTTTAGGTAACAAAACTGACTTGTATGGATGGGAAAATAAAGGATTTCTTGCAAAATGTGACACCAAAAAATTTTCACCGATTTCAAGGGATACTTTTGATTATGAATATAGAAAGAAAACGAACATATCGATTCAAGATGATTTCGATAATGATGTAAAGGCAATACCAACACCTGAATGGACTCGTCATTCTTTTTCCGGCGAGTCCAGGACTTCCATCACTTTACCGTCCTCAGAACGCAAGGATACATCCACATGTGAAAAACGTTTCACTTCTAATGATTATAATTATCCCTTATCAAGTAAATATAACGATTTTGTATTATCTGAAGCTAGTGACATCTGTAGTAAAACAGTAGACAAAGGGCCGAAAGTATGTGAAAATTTATCAAAGACTGATAACAGCCAAGTTAGTGATTTTGCTAATATAGTAACTTCATCTATTAGTTTTACTTATGAACCATCCGTAGAAGATGATTCACCTACGGAAGCTAAAAGTAATTCAAGTGATACGTTATGTCAAATAACGTCACTCGATCAAGTATCTACGCCAATTTCTCCTAAAATATTTCCTAGAGAAACGCCCACATTACCTAAAGATATTTTAGAAAGAAATGATAAAAGTAAAGTGGAATCTGATGATACTTGCAGTGCTATCACTTCACTTACTATAGAAACCGACAATACGTTGTCATCCCTGTCCTATCCACGCAGTCCGTCTACGGGGTCCTATCACCCGTTTCCGACTCGCCCAGTGATGCGGATGCCAAAAGAGCTCGGAGTCAGGCTGGGTATGTACCCAAAAGATACTGTCAGCTCTCcccaaaagtaa